From a region of the Thermomicrobium roseum DSM 5159 genome:
- a CDS encoding MarR family winged helix-turn-helix transcriptional regulator — translation MSVFDPELRQRSRAARVAMALLRLTHAIKAISTEEVKGLGLTPMQAQALLWVRYTKPFLASVGRLAQALGVTHVTAIGIIDALEHAGLLAREISRVDRRVTLLRLTPAGEAAAQRLERFGHTLEEALAGLSESELLALERGLGAVVWSLRASGLLQVAEACRGCIYFRENVAPGTDEPHRCELIERFLSDREARLACPDYRPETPEGLLPLAAE, via the coding sequence ATGTCCGTCTTCGATCCCGAACTCCGGCAACGATCGCGGGCTGCCCGCGTCGCCATGGCTTTACTGCGACTGACCCATGCGATCAAGGCGATCTCGACGGAAGAAGTCAAGGGACTCGGGCTGACCCCCATGCAGGCCCAGGCACTCCTCTGGGTCCGCTACACGAAGCCATTTCTCGCATCGGTCGGGCGTCTCGCCCAGGCGCTCGGTGTGACGCACGTGACCGCGATCGGGATCATCGACGCACTGGAGCATGCTGGCTTACTCGCTCGCGAAATCAGCCGCGTCGACCGCCGAGTGACGCTCCTCCGCTTAACTCCGGCTGGCGAGGCGGCGGCGCAACGGCTGGAACGTTTCGGCCACACGCTCGAAGAAGCCCTGGCAGGACTGAGCGAGAGCGAGCTCCTGGCGCTGGAGCGTGGCCTGGGAGCCGTCGTCTGGAGCCTGCGCGCATCCGGTCTCTTGCAAGTGGCTGAGGCATGCCGCGGGTGCATCTACTTCCGCGAGAACGTGGCCCCAGGTACCGACGAGCCGCATCGCTGCGAACTGATCGAGCGCTTTCTCAGCGATCGAGAAGCGCGTTTGGCCTGCCCGGACTATCGGCCCGAAACACCGGAAGGCTTGTTGCCCCTGGCGGCAGAGTGA
- the moaD gene encoding molybdopterin converting factor subunit 1 gives MRVTVRYFAIVRELLGRDREERDLPEGTTVGQLLAQLCESQPSLARLQRSMMVMVNRRYARPDQLLREGDEVALVPPVSGGSTPFSIGPEPLDPRRIEQLVADPRAGAVVLFIGTVRDHARGKRVLYLEYEAYAEAALETFAQIAEEIRQRWDVLGIAIAHRTGRVDIGEASVVIAVSSAHRAEAFEACRYAIERLKQVAPIWKKEVYEDGEIWIGSEALYQELFARRASEPSPPAE, from the coding sequence ATGCGTGTCACGGTCCGTTACTTCGCCATCGTGCGCGAACTCCTCGGGCGAGATCGCGAGGAGCGCGACCTCCCTGAGGGGACGACGGTCGGACAGCTCCTCGCGCAACTCTGCGAGTCTCAGCCGTCCCTCGCGCGGCTCCAGCGTTCGATGATGGTCATGGTCAATCGCCGCTACGCCCGCCCGGATCAATTGCTCCGCGAGGGAGACGAGGTCGCGCTCGTCCCGCCTGTTTCGGGCGGAAGCACCCCATTCTCGATCGGTCCCGAGCCCCTCGACCCCAGGAGGATCGAGCAGCTGGTCGCCGATCCTCGAGCGGGAGCAGTCGTTCTCTTCATCGGTACCGTGCGCGACCACGCTCGCGGCAAGCGCGTCCTCTACCTCGAATACGAGGCCTATGCGGAGGCCGCACTCGAAACGTTCGCACAGATCGCTGAGGAAATCCGGCAACGCTGGGACGTGCTCGGTATCGCGATCGCTCACCGCACCGGACGCGTCGATATCGGCGAAGCCAGTGTCGTCATCGCAGTGTCCAGCGCGCATCGCGCGGAAGCGTTCGAGGCCTGCCGCTACGCGATCGAGCGCCTCAAGCAGGTCGCACCGATCTGGAAGAAGGAAGTGTACGAGGACGGCGAGATCTGGATCGGGAGCGAAGCGCTCTACCAGGAACTCTTCGCTCGTCGCGCCTCGGAACCTTCGCCTCCAGCCGAGTGA
- the glp gene encoding gephyrin-like molybdotransferase Glp gives MQRTSRMLTPQEALDIILAHVQRLPSEEVGLMDAAGRVLAEPLYAPEDHPPFPAATMDGYAVIHDDTSPWREVIGEQFAGHVTDVTVTPGTAVRITTGAPLPAGADAVVPVEDVELVDDHIVIRREEVRPGENVRPVGADVHRGELIVPAGTVLGPAEIGLAASLGIASVPVSRRPRVSVLSTGDELVDPGQPLGPGQIRDSNRFMLVAALQQAGAEVVWAGRGPDDVERLTELLRERIAESDVVISSGGVSVGERDLISAALRTLGTVHIERLFMKPGKPFHFVTVGRTLLFGLPGNPVSALVGFEIFVMAALRAMTGQQPVIPEPVTVVLAHPIEPGDRIEYQRAIVWCDETGTLFARNTGPQSSARLLSAVGANAYLIVPPRAEPYRPGERLRAILRRPVHGQAR, from the coding sequence ATGCAGCGAACGAGCCGGATGTTGACTCCACAGGAAGCGCTCGACATCATTCTCGCTCACGTCCAGCGCCTCCCGAGCGAAGAGGTCGGGCTGATGGATGCGGCTGGGCGCGTGCTGGCCGAACCGCTGTATGCACCGGAGGACCATCCCCCGTTTCCTGCCGCGACCATGGATGGCTACGCAGTGATCCACGACGATACCTCACCGTGGCGCGAAGTGATCGGCGAACAGTTCGCTGGTCATGTCACGGACGTCACCGTGACTCCGGGGACAGCCGTGCGGATCACGACTGGGGCGCCTTTGCCGGCGGGCGCGGACGCAGTCGTCCCGGTGGAAGACGTCGAGCTCGTGGACGATCATATCGTGATTCGGCGGGAGGAGGTCCGTCCAGGCGAGAACGTGCGGCCGGTCGGGGCGGACGTGCACCGTGGCGAACTGATCGTGCCGGCCGGGACGGTACTCGGCCCGGCGGAGATCGGCCTCGCGGCGAGCTTGGGCATCGCCAGTGTCCCCGTCTCACGCCGACCGCGAGTTTCCGTGTTGAGTACCGGCGACGAGCTGGTCGATCCCGGACAGCCGCTCGGTCCCGGCCAGATCCGCGATTCGAACCGCTTCATGCTGGTCGCAGCGTTGCAGCAGGCCGGTGCCGAGGTGGTTTGGGCGGGGCGAGGACCCGACGATGTGGAGCGCTTGACCGAACTGCTGCGAGAGCGAATCGCGGAGAGTGACGTCGTGATTTCCTCCGGCGGTGTGTCGGTCGGGGAACGCGACTTGATCAGTGCGGCACTCCGCACGCTCGGAACCGTTCACATCGAGCGGCTCTTCATGAAGCCAGGCAAGCCTTTTCACTTCGTGACGGTTGGCCGGACGCTCCTTTTCGGCTTGCCCGGTAACCCCGTCTCGGCGCTCGTCGGTTTCGAGATCTTCGTCATGGCGGCGTTGCGGGCGATGACCGGACAGCAGCCGGTCATCCCGGAGCCGGTTACCGTGGTGCTCGCGCATCCGATCGAGCCGGGTGACCGTATCGAGTACCAGCGGGCGATCGTCTGGTGTGACGAGACGGGGACCCTGTTCGCTCGCAATACCGGGCCGCAGTCGTCGGCCCGCTTGCTCTCGGCCGTCGGAGCGAATGCCTACCTGATCGTGCCGCCGCGGGCCGAGCCATACCGTCCCGGCGAGCGACTCCGTGCGATCCTGCGGCGTCCGGTGCACGGACAGGCGCGCTGA
- a CDS encoding protoglobin domain-containing protein, protein MATQAIPGYRYGDPSLPRAPYSEADLALLQQALLFTEEDATALRRAGEILAPHIDELLDVWYGFVGSHDFLLRYFSTPEGPHGEYLARVRQRFGQWVLDTCRAEFDQRWLDYAYEIGRRHFDKKNQTDNVHGTPPFVHYRYMIALVYPIYATVRPFLERGESDPARVERMHQAWLKAVLLQAILWTYPYVKDGVF, encoded by the coding sequence ATGGCGACACAGGCAATTCCCGGCTATCGGTACGGCGATCCATCGTTGCCGCGCGCCCCGTATAGCGAGGCGGACCTGGCACTTCTCCAGCAAGCCCTCCTTTTCACCGAAGAGGACGCGACTGCCCTCCGCCGAGCCGGGGAGATCCTCGCCCCACACATCGACGAGCTGCTCGACGTCTGGTACGGCTTCGTCGGCAGCCATGACTTCCTCCTGCGGTATTTCTCGACGCCTGAAGGGCCGCACGGCGAGTATCTCGCCCGTGTACGCCAGCGATTCGGACAGTGGGTCCTGGATACCTGCCGCGCCGAGTTCGATCAGCGCTGGCTCGACTACGCGTACGAGATCGGGCGCCGGCACTTCGACAAGAAGAACCAGACCGACAACGTCCACGGAACGCCGCCGTTCGTCCACTACCGTTACATGATCGCGTTGGTCTACCCGATCTACGCAACCGTGCGCCCCTTCCTGGAGCGCGGTGAATCGGATCCCGCTCGAGTGGAACGGATGCACCAGGCCTGGCTCAAGGCGGTGCTCCTGCAAGCGATCCTCTGGACCTATCCCTACGTGAAAGATGGTGTGTTCTGA